A window of Pseudomonadota bacterium contains these coding sequences:
- a CDS encoding PfkB family carbohydrate kinase, whose protein sequence is MKLLVVGTVAYDSIETPFGKADNVLGGSALHFTNAASFFTDVGMVATVGKDFDLNKIGFLRDRNVDMSGIKVDEGKTFRWEGKYGYDLNQAITLKTELNVIETFKPRIPPDFSEAAFVFLANIDPELQSYVIDQIKNPNTVVALDTMNFWIENKFNALIDVIKRVDMLVINEAELREISKEHNLVKGAKKIMEQGPSCIVAKRGEYGVLMLSREEIFLAPAYPLEDVFDPTGAGDTFAGGLMGYLANVGDISSETIKQAIVMGSVMASFNVEDFSINRLKGLEYNEIRERYTAFKRCLQFGDIKFE, encoded by the coding sequence ATCAAGCTCCTTGTTGTTGGAACTGTCGCATACGATTCAATCGAAACCCCCTTTGGAAAAGCAGACAATGTTTTAGGGGGTTCTGCACTGCATTTTACCAATGCGGCGAGCTTTTTCACCGATGTTGGTATGGTCGCAACAGTGGGAAAGGATTTTGATTTAAACAAGATAGGCTTCTTAAGGGATCGCAATGTAGATATGAGCGGCATAAAGGTTGATGAAGGGAAGACCTTCCGGTGGGAAGGGAAATACGGCTACGACCTCAACCAGGCAATCACGCTCAAGACCGAACTTAATGTTATTGAGACATTTAAACCACGCATCCCACCTGATTTCAGCGAGGCTGCTTTTGTTTTCCTTGCAAATATTGACCCTGAGCTGCAATCCTATGTGATTGACCAGATAAAAAACCCGAATACGGTAGTTGCACTCGATACGATGAATTTCTGGATAGAAAATAAGTTCAACGCACTGATCGATGTTATAAAAAGGGTTGACATGCTTGTCATCAATGAGGCGGAGCTGAGGGAAATTTCAAAGGAACATAACCTTGTAAAAGGTGCAAAGAAAATAATGGAGCAAGGACCTTCTTGCATTGTTGCAAAAAGGGGCGAATACGGTGTTCTTATGCTGAGCAGGGAAGAGATATTCCTTGCTCCAGCCTATCCTCTTGAAGATGTCTTTGACCCGACCGGGGCAGGTGATACATTTGCAGGCGGGCTCATGGGGTATCTCGCAAATGTGGGTGATATTTCATCGGAGACAATAAAACAGGCAATCGTCATGGGTTCAGTCATGGCATCATTCAATGTGGAGGATTTCAGTATCAACAGGCTAAAAGGGCTTGAATACAATGAAATCCGAGAGCGCTACACTGCCTTTAAAAGATGCCTGCAGTTCGGGGATATAAAATTCGAGTAA